One window of Alteromonas sp. LMIT006 genomic DNA carries:
- a CDS encoding serine hydrolase, which produces MKHFIIEHTKFLFLGIVVCILLVGVWFKLATTSNKPDSLPPLLSAQSLSKLIASLASDSSATGVVFTSAQGAKPLVYAEYAYGQINVETAMPMHARFYLADASHAMLVTLLLRLQDLGIVHIDQALAQYVPEATHASVLTLSNLATHSSGLSDYLRLQEFQREVETDPSRIWQAPELFQWVQNKPLSFIPGNDVRYSATNGVLLGEALARATNMSLAEALQEYVFNPLGLNDTAYMLMPFSGDVSYGYRYAHPQFAYKPGPRLTHLEQWRLEWAGPSKSIVSTSADVTQFMHLVMSSDFLSIGSRKLLAGLDAPMQRGWQTGLGMSQYLGSSVVRGSVHGVSIFAAYVPEYNLSFSVLANLDASRSGAIPAELIGTKVLETIYGMR; this is translated from the coding sequence ATGAAACATTTCATTATCGAGCATACAAAGTTTTTGTTTTTGGGGATTGTCGTTTGTATTCTGCTCGTAGGTGTGTGGTTTAAACTTGCTACAACATCGAACAAACCCGACTCATTACCGCCTTTATTATCAGCACAATCTTTATCTAAACTCATCGCTTCTCTTGCATCAGATTCCAGTGCAACCGGTGTGGTATTCACCTCTGCACAAGGTGCTAAGCCCCTTGTTTATGCAGAGTATGCGTATGGTCAAATTAATGTTGAAACAGCCATGCCAATGCATGCGCGATTTTATTTAGCTGACGCATCACACGCTATGTTAGTTACCTTACTTTTGCGCTTACAGGATTTAGGCATAGTGCATATAGATCAGGCACTTGCACAATACGTTCCAGAGGCCACGCATGCCTCGGTGCTGACTCTTAGCAATTTAGCGACTCATTCTTCTGGCCTTAGCGATTATTTACGGCTTCAGGAATTTCAACGAGAGGTTGAAACTGATCCATCAAGGATTTGGCAGGCTCCAGAATTATTCCAATGGGTGCAGAATAAACCGCTAAGCTTCATTCCGGGGAATGATGTTCGTTATAGTGCCACTAACGGAGTGTTACTAGGAGAAGCTTTGGCGCGAGCGACCAATATGTCTCTTGCTGAGGCTTTACAAGAGTATGTTTTCAATCCACTTGGTCTCAATGATACTGCTTACATGCTGATGCCATTCTCGGGTGATGTTTCTTATGGATATCGCTATGCGCATCCGCAATTTGCTTATAAACCTGGACCTAGGTTGACTCATCTTGAGCAATGGCGTTTAGAATGGGCTGGCCCGTCAAAATCGATTGTGTCGACCAGTGCTGATGTGACGCAATTTATGCATTTAGTGATGAGCTCTGATTTTTTATCGATTGGTTCGCGAAAGTTGTTGGCTGGTTTGGATGCGCCTATGCAGCGAGGGTGGCAAACGGGCTTGGGCATGTCGCAGTATTTGGGCAGTTCTGTTGTGAGGGGGAGTGTACATGGTGTATCGATTTTTGCGGCCTATGTTCCCGAATATAATCTGTCTTTTTCAGTGTTAGCTAATCTTGACGCCAGTCGCAGTGGAGCAATTCCGGCTGAATTAATCGGCACGAAAGTACTCGAAACGATCTACGGTATGAGATAA
- a CDS encoding polyprenyl synthetase family protein: MENVSLLSTQTINELCDLTEVEMLQRLESDEAVAFHLQSGGSRTRARICINAGVQLGLPQSDILAIAACVELLHNASLVHDDLQDGDAYRRGNMAVWKKFGQARAICTGDAMINAAFGALTELTQVEHVRACLHEVHKAVAETVKGQTLDLDKSNIKDSKQYEHIAAQKSGPLFRLALALPMVLIDRSDLLPNVNYIAAKFAIAYQILDDMQDWQTDAQNDTLNIVSILANNSSTDEALFIAQNRVKYLLMMCKKELALLPNNCALEVVKVADKLIKCVD, encoded by the coding sequence ATGGAAAACGTTAGTCTATTATCCACACAAACCATCAACGAATTGTGTGACCTCACTGAAGTCGAAATGTTACAACGTCTAGAAAGTGATGAAGCGGTTGCATTTCATCTCCAATCGGGAGGTTCAAGAACACGTGCTAGGATTTGTATTAATGCTGGTGTTCAATTAGGCCTACCACAATCTGATATTCTTGCCATCGCAGCTTGCGTTGAACTTCTCCACAATGCTTCATTAGTCCATGATGACTTACAAGATGGAGATGCATATCGTCGTGGTAACATGGCCGTATGGAAAAAATTTGGCCAAGCTCGCGCCATTTGTACTGGCGATGCCATGATCAATGCTGCCTTTGGAGCACTGACTGAACTGACCCAGGTTGAACACGTTCGCGCCTGCTTGCATGAAGTTCACAAAGCGGTTGCCGAAACAGTCAAAGGGCAAACGCTAGATTTGGATAAATCCAATATCAAAGATTCCAAACAATACGAGCATATTGCAGCGCAAAAATCTGGTCCATTATTCCGCTTGGCATTAGCTCTCCCTATGGTTTTGATTGACCGCAGTGACTTGCTGCCAAACGTTAATTACATTGCGGCCAAATTTGCCATCGCGTATCAGATTCTCGATGATATGCAAGATTGGCAAACGGATGCTCAAAACGATACGCTCAATATTGTCTCAATCTTAGCGAATAATAGCTCCACCGATGAGGCTCTGTTCATTGCCCAAAATCGCGTGAAATACCTATTAATGATGTGCAAAAAAGAGTTGGCATTACTGCCAAATAATTGTGCACTTGAAGTTGTCAAAGTCGCTGATAAACTAATCAAATGTGTTGATTAA
- a CDS encoding bacteriorhodopsin-like, translating into MKISNVLQKGSSLKALGVMGLLMMVPGTAYAGNLDQNDFVGITFWLISMALMASTVFFLWETQSVTAKWKTSLVVSALVTFIAAVHYFYMRDVWVDTGTSPTVFRYIDWLLTVPLLMIEFYLILRAIGVATAGIFWRLLIGTLVMLVPGYLAEAGYMDITIGFVIGMLGWFYILYEIFAGEAGKAAEKNASDAVKYAYNTMRWIVTVGWAIYPIGYVMGYMLGAASPEALNIVYNLADLVNKVAFGLLIWYAATSESQTIKGTADQA; encoded by the coding sequence ATGAAAATTTCAAATGTGCTACAAAAAGGAAGCTCGCTCAAAGCGCTTGGCGTGATGGGCTTGCTGATGATGGTGCCAGGTACTGCGTATGCAGGTAACCTAGACCAGAACGATTTTGTCGGAATTACATTCTGGCTGATCTCGATGGCTCTAATGGCATCTACTGTGTTTTTCCTTTGGGAAACACAATCAGTTACTGCAAAATGGAAAACGTCTCTAGTGGTATCTGCACTGGTTACATTCATTGCTGCAGTGCATTATTTCTACATGCGTGATGTATGGGTCGATACAGGCACTTCACCAACCGTATTTAGATATATTGACTGGTTGTTAACAGTACCATTACTAATGATTGAGTTTTACTTAATTTTACGTGCGATTGGTGTAGCGACTGCTGGTATCTTCTGGCGTTTGCTCATCGGTACGTTGGTAATGCTTGTTCCAGGTTACTTAGCGGAAGCGGGTTACATGGATATCACCATCGGTTTTGTTATCGGGATGTTGGGTTGGTTCTATATCTTGTATGAAATCTTCGCCGGTGAAGCAGGCAAAGCAGCAGAGAAGAATGCTTCTGATGCGGTTAAGTATGCTTATAACACAATGCGTTGGATTGTGACTGTAGGTTGGGCAATCTACCCAATTGGCTATGTCATGGGTTATATGTTAGGTGCAGCGTCTCCAGAGGCGTTAAACATCGTATACAACCTTGCGGACTTAGTGAACAAAGTCGCATTTGGTCTATTGATTTGGTACGCAGCGACGTCTGAAAGCCAAACAATTAAAGGCACAGCGGATCAAGCATAA
- a CDS encoding ribonuclease J: protein MQNITNQLTPSHTDLWFLPLGGTGEIGMNLNLYGHSNAWLMVDCGSTFNVPLDSSQDHEEHVKRHGMVIPDASFIIERKDDLQAIVLTHAHEDHIGALLHIWPQLQVPMYTTRFTAEVIRRKFYQEDLYYELPIVEVQPGDELDLGPFTVKWLPITHSIPETQALLITTEVGRVLHTADWKIDDAPVIGNKFKPSRYKALGAKGITAMVCDSTNAPKADDVLSEQACLNGLTQVVKAQTGRVVVTCFASNIARLVSLAQVSIATYRYMAVFGRALENMISIARQCGYWPEEAQVIPSRHIGYLPKHEVLIVATGSQGEPRAALAKLAANRHRWCDLDSGDSVIFSSMVIPGNEAFVDKITQQLKERDIHVIQQNDTQHTIHVSGHANAENLAQMYRWVKPKCAIPTHGESYHMGINAHIAQQNGVPLQLTGRNGDLFVIAPEPSIQRQVSVPSRIPIDQ from the coding sequence ATGCAAAACATCACAAATCAATTAACTCCCTCTCATACTGATCTCTGGTTTTTACCCCTCGGGGGCACTGGTGAAATTGGCATGAATCTGAATCTCTATGGCCACTCCAATGCATGGCTCATGGTCGATTGTGGATCTACCTTTAATGTGCCACTTGACTCTAGTCAAGACCATGAAGAGCACGTAAAACGTCATGGTATGGTCATTCCCGATGCTAGCTTCATCATTGAGCGCAAAGACGATTTGCAAGCCATCGTGCTGACTCACGCGCACGAGGATCACATTGGTGCGTTGCTACACATCTGGCCACAACTGCAAGTTCCCATGTATACCACGCGCTTTACCGCCGAAGTGATCCGGCGCAAATTTTACCAAGAAGACTTGTATTACGAACTTCCGATTGTCGAAGTACAGCCTGGTGACGAGCTTGATTTAGGTCCTTTTACCGTGAAATGGTTACCCATCACCCATTCTATTCCTGAAACCCAGGCGTTATTGATCACCACTGAAGTAGGGCGCGTGTTACATACGGCGGATTGGAAAATCGATGATGCGCCGGTCATCGGCAATAAATTCAAACCGAGTCGTTACAAAGCTCTCGGTGCCAAAGGGATCACTGCAATGGTTTGCGATTCGACCAATGCGCCCAAAGCCGACGATGTGTTATCTGAGCAAGCGTGTTTAAATGGATTGACCCAAGTTGTTAAGGCGCAAACGGGCAGAGTGGTGGTGACGTGTTTTGCCAGTAATATTGCTAGGCTGGTTAGCTTGGCTCAGGTGTCCATTGCCACGTACAGATATATGGCAGTGTTTGGTCGTGCGCTTGAAAATATGATCAGCATTGCCCGTCAATGTGGTTATTGGCCAGAAGAGGCGCAAGTCATCCCCTCAAGACACATTGGGTATCTGCCCAAACATGAGGTACTGATTGTGGCGACAGGCAGTCAAGGCGAGCCGCGAGCAGCTCTAGCTAAACTGGCCGCCAACCGTCATCGTTGGTGTGATTTAGACTCTGGGGATAGCGTGATCTTTAGCTCCATGGTGATCCCCGGTAATGAAGCGTTTGTCGATAAAATCACTCAGCAACTCAAAGAACGCGATATTCATGTCATTCAGCAAAATGATACGCAACACACTATTCATGTCTCGGGGCATGCGAACGCTGAAAACCTTGCCCAGATGTATCGATGGGTAAAACCAAAATGTGCTATTCCCACTCATGGGGAAAGCTACCATATGGGCATCAATGCGCACATCGCTCAACAAAACGGTGTACCTTTACAGCTGACTGGTCGCAATGGTGACTTATTTGTTATTGCTCCTGAACCCAGTATTCAGCGACAAGTTTCTGTCCCCAGTCGAATTCCCATTGACCAATAG
- a CDS encoding DUF1501 domain-containing protein — MNRRQFLATSIGATLGGMASFSTLASQLQLGQALSAHRFSDYKALVCIFLYGGNDSFNLLIPTDASSYQDYASTRQTLAVPREQLIALNQSDAMPLAMPDAASALAGLFNNGRASFVTNVGPMLAPATKTELLNNDALQPPQLFSHNDQQALWQNGVMDTGTTSGWGGRMADLLMDTDASLPLSFSLGGTNLFQSGRQAQHYVMNTDGVEQFGGLDPQHHWNNHRIEHYLRILHAADDTFSRAYAQKLLAVRENNALLSEALADIPTTDVTYGTGENLAEQLQMIARVIQAQSVLGQRRQIFFASLGGFDTHDDQVNQLPRLQNILAEAMAGFDADLQARGMADNVVTFTQSEFGRTLTSNGDGTDHGWAGHQVIMGTPIQGGRIQGDVPEQVINSQNDLGDGRMIPTTSIEQFGAQIAQWFGLGQSEIADVFPHYSRFGRAGFELF; from the coding sequence ATGAATAGAAGACAATTTTTAGCGACTTCCATCGGTGCCACACTTGGCGGTATGGCCAGTTTTTCAACATTAGCCAGTCAGTTACAACTTGGACAAGCGTTGTCGGCGCATCGTTTTAGTGATTATAAAGCCTTGGTTTGTATTTTTTTGTATGGCGGAAACGACAGCTTTAATTTATTGATCCCAACCGATGCTTCTAGCTACCAAGATTATGCATCCACCAGACAAACCCTCGCGGTACCTCGTGAACAGCTGATCGCTCTGAACCAGTCAGATGCCATGCCGTTAGCCATGCCAGATGCTGCCAGTGCACTGGCGGGATTGTTCAATAACGGGCGGGCGTCATTTGTTACTAATGTTGGCCCCATGCTCGCGCCTGCGACCAAAACCGAATTACTCAATAATGATGCTTTGCAACCCCCTCAGTTATTTTCTCATAATGACCAGCAAGCGCTTTGGCAAAACGGCGTGATGGATACCGGTACGACCTCAGGGTGGGGCGGGCGCATGGCAGATCTTCTAATGGACACGGATGCATCACTGCCATTGAGTTTCAGTCTTGGCGGGACGAATTTGTTCCAATCTGGGCGTCAAGCGCAACACTATGTCATGAATACCGATGGGGTGGAGCAGTTTGGTGGCCTTGACCCGCAACATCATTGGAACAATCACCGCATCGAACATTATTTGCGAATATTACATGCGGCAGACGATACGTTTAGTCGTGCTTATGCCCAAAAACTCTTGGCTGTGCGTGAAAACAACGCGTTGTTAAGCGAAGCGCTCGCCGACATCCCAACAACGGATGTGACCTATGGCACAGGCGAAAATCTCGCCGAACAACTGCAAATGATCGCCCGCGTCATTCAAGCGCAATCTGTGCTAGGGCAAAGACGACAAATCTTTTTCGCTTCCTTAGGTGGATTTGATACTCACGATGATCAAGTCAATCAGTTGCCGCGATTACAAAACATATTAGCTGAGGCGATGGCCGGCTTTGATGCGGATTTACAAGCTCGCGGCATGGCCGATAACGTCGTGACGTTTACCCAGTCAGAATTCGGTCGAACTCTCACCTCCAATGGTGATGGGACTGACCACGGCTGGGCTGGTCATCAAGTGATTATGGGGACTCCGATTCAAGGTGGGCGCATTCAAGGTGATGTGCCAGAGCAAGTGATCAATAGTCAGAATGATTTGGGCGATGGTCGGATGATTCCCACCACATCGATTGAGCAGTTTGGCGCGCAAATCGCTCAGTGGTTTGGTCTAGGGCAGTCTGAGATTGCGGATGTATTCCCGCATTATAGTCGTTTTGGTCGAGCGGGGTTTGAGTTGTTTTAA
- a CDS encoding DUF1800 family protein, which produces MNITHPLKIALIGTALFITGCGGSSDTASTSVPSANSPTNTATSNSTSTTSASSPSNNTSSTTIQNASTTPQDAARFLTQATFGPTMAEIEKVAQYGLASWLDEQVNAPISSHRAKTLAIFNADQNAKDNNADSPWGGHRYGAWMDIALHGEDQLRQRVAFALSQLFVVSDKSILDGQQLDVAGYYDGLAEHAFGNYRDLLEYVTLSPVMGVYLNMLGNEKPDLANNIRPDENYAREVMQLFTIGLDELNLDGSLKLNNGKPIPTYNIDIVKAYAHVFTGWHFRGTTADTWHRWWQNRNFRNPMTLVPEYHAQDVRKELLNNVIVEPGTDGETAMQMALDSLFEHPNVGPFVAKHIIRRLVTSNPTPQYIARVAQVFNDDGSGVRGNLEAVVRATLLDDEARKPISEQASSFGKVKEPIIRGMQLIRAFGIYKDGELGPQWLEYPHNQAPLAAPSVFNFFLDDFSPVGQLADLGLAAPEMQIINDTYMVRNSNHAGWWSMWVPTAEEVDSGHNRGMTIDYAQFTPMLAQNVAPFIDYLDLVLLSGAMSDEMRTAMIDYDNQAKQWLDDRERIQELVFLVTGSPQFAVQR; this is translated from the coding sequence ATGAACATAACCCACCCTTTAAAAATAGCGCTAATTGGAACGGCGCTATTCATCACAGGATGTGGTGGCAGTAGTGATACAGCAAGTACTAGTGTGCCCAGTGCTAATTCCCCAACAAACACGGCCACTTCGAATTCAACCTCCACTACTTCAGCCAGTTCGCCTTCCAACAATACATCCTCGACGACCATTCAAAATGCATCGACGACGCCCCAGGACGCTGCGCGTTTTCTCACCCAAGCGACTTTCGGTCCGACTATGGCAGAAATTGAAAAGGTTGCACAGTACGGTTTGGCGTCTTGGCTCGACGAGCAAGTCAATGCACCGATAAGTTCTCATCGTGCTAAAACCTTAGCAATTTTTAACGCCGATCAAAACGCAAAAGATAACAACGCAGACAGCCCTTGGGGCGGACATCGCTATGGCGCGTGGATGGATATTGCACTACATGGTGAAGACCAGTTACGCCAGCGCGTCGCGTTTGCGTTGAGTCAATTATTCGTGGTCTCAGATAAAAGTATTTTAGACGGCCAGCAATTAGATGTTGCGGGATATTATGATGGTCTTGCAGAGCATGCTTTTGGTAATTACCGAGACTTACTGGAGTATGTTACTCTCTCACCCGTTATGGGCGTGTATTTGAATATGTTGGGCAATGAAAAACCCGACCTTGCCAATAATATCCGACCTGATGAAAACTACGCTAGGGAAGTCATGCAGTTATTTACCATTGGCTTAGATGAGCTGAACCTTGATGGTAGTCTCAAACTGAATAACGGTAAGCCTATTCCGACCTATAATATTGACATAGTAAAAGCCTATGCCCATGTCTTTACCGGTTGGCATTTTCGCGGTACCACGGCTGACACTTGGCATCGCTGGTGGCAAAATCGCAATTTTCGCAATCCAATGACCTTAGTACCGGAATACCATGCCCAAGATGTGCGTAAAGAACTCCTCAATAATGTGATTGTTGAGCCGGGCACTGATGGGGAAACTGCCATGCAAATGGCACTAGACAGTTTGTTTGAGCACCCCAATGTCGGCCCCTTTGTCGCCAAACACATCATTCGACGTTTAGTGACTTCCAACCCTACGCCACAATACATTGCTCGCGTGGCGCAAGTGTTTAATGATGATGGCTCTGGCGTACGGGGTAATTTGGAAGCGGTGGTGCGAGCGACTTTGTTAGACGATGAGGCGAGGAAGCCAATCAGTGAACAAGCATCGAGTTTTGGCAAAGTCAAAGAGCCGATTATTCGCGGTATGCAATTAATTCGAGCCTTTGGTATTTATAAAGACGGAGAACTTGGCCCGCAGTGGCTAGAGTACCCACATAATCAGGCGCCATTAGCTGCGCCATCGGTCTTTAATTTTTTCTTAGATGATTTTTCGCCTGTCGGTCAGCTTGCAGACCTTGGTTTGGCAGCACCGGAGATGCAAATCATCAACGATACGTACATGGTGCGAAATTCCAATCATGCAGGCTGGTGGTCGATGTGGGTGCCAACAGCAGAAGAGGTGGATAGTGGTCATAACCGCGGCATGACCATTGACTATGCACAGTTTACGCCTATGCTCGCGCAAAATGTCGCTCCCTTTATTGATTATCTTGATTTAGTGTTGTTGTCAGGTGCTATGTCTGATGAGATGCGCACCGCCATGATTGACTATGACAACCAAGCCAAACAATGGCTCGATGATCGTGAGCGTATTCAAGAACTGGTTTTTCTGGTGACCGGTTCGCCTCAATTTGCCGTCCAACGATAA
- a CDS encoding homocysteine S-methyltransferase family protein yields MLRGESLRDAVHAKLPLSPDAILLHCSRPEAITQALPIIEGYGVTFAAYANGFESVTSLYPGETVKTLQTRTDFTPKQYAKFAQSWRSVGARIIGGGCEVTPEHIHMLNTELG; encoded by the coding sequence TTGCTTAGAGGAGAGTCATTGCGCGATGCGGTTCATGCAAAATTGCCTCTTTCTCCTGATGCAATTTTGCTACATTGCTCTCGGCCAGAAGCTATCACACAAGCATTGCCCATTATTGAAGGGTATGGAGTGACATTTGCTGCTTATGCCAATGGCTTTGAATCGGTTACCTCACTTTATCCTGGAGAAACCGTCAAAACGCTTCAGACACGAACAGATTTTACGCCCAAACAGTATGCCAAATTTGCACAATCATGGCGTTCAGTGGGGGCTAGGATCATTGGTGGGGGTTGTGAAGTAACACCAGAACATATTCACATGCTCAATACTGAATTAGGGTAA
- a CDS encoding DUF2442 domain-containing protein has translation MLHVKNAKYINDFKLWVSFDDGTSGEVDLENKLSGPMFEPLKEQTFFSKVSVDPELETVVCSYTWLVFQYCYIFNNVRVVCFRYVRY, from the coding sequence ATGCTACACGTCAAAAACGCAAAGTACATTAACGACTTTAAGCTTTGGGTAAGTTTTGATGATGGTACATCTGGAGAGGTAGATCTCGAAAATAAATTATCAGGTCCGATGTTTGAGCCGTTAAAGGAGCAAACATTTTTCTCAAAAGTGTCGGTTGATCCAGAGCTAGAAACTGTTGTTTGTTCGTATACTTGGTTGGTCTTCCAATATTGCTACATTTTTAATAACGTTAGGGTTGTTTGTTTTCGGTATGTTAGGTACTGA
- a CDS encoding DNA-binding transcriptional regulator yields MSNRDLFAELSSALVEAKEHSEGKVTLKTHQVNDISELDISPDEIVSIREQFNMSRGVFARLLHTSSRTLENWEQGRSAPNGQAVTLLKLVQRHPETLSHIAEL; encoded by the coding sequence ATGAGTAATCGTGACCTATTTGCAGAGCTAAGTTCTGCACTTGTTGAAGCTAAGGAGCATTCAGAGGGTAAAGTGACTCTGAAAACTCACCAAGTAAATGACATTAGTGAATTAGATATTTCGCCTGATGAAATAGTTAGTATTCGTGAGCAGTTTAATATGTCTCGTGGTGTATTTGCTCGTTTACTGCATACATCATCACGCACATTGGAAAACTGGGAGCAAGGGCGTAGCGCACCTAATGGGCAAGCTGTTACTCTTCTAAAGTTGGTACAGCGTCATCCAGAAACACTGTCGCACATCGCAGAGCTATAA
- a CDS encoding type II toxin-antitoxin system RelE/ParE family toxin yields MKSVFVESSIFEKYRNEYLNDEEFRLFQAELMSNPKQGDVIQGTGGLRKIRVASKGKGKRGGSRVIYYFLDEKRRFYLLTIYGKNEMADLTAYQKKQLKAFMEAWRNE; encoded by the coding sequence ATGAAAAGTGTATTTGTTGAATCAAGCATATTTGAAAAGTACCGAAATGAATATCTCAATGACGAAGAGTTTCGACTGTTCCAAGCTGAACTAATGTCGAACCCGAAGCAAGGTGATGTAATTCAAGGTACAGGTGGTTTGCGAAAGATCCGAGTAGCAAGTAAAGGTAAAGGAAAGCGTGGTGGTTCACGTGTTATCTATTATTTCCTCGATGAAAAGCGTCGTTTTTATTTGCTAACCATTTACGGCAAAAATGAAATGGCAGACTTAACCGCATATCAAAAGAAACAGTTAAAAGCTTTTATGGAGGCGTGGCGCAATGAGTAA
- a CDS encoding DUF3144 domain-containing protein produces MKEVDDKFYERADSHIHLSNDQISEEIGRGKVSASMMYATARFNSWISACGWNSKEEMESAKNETIEYFASEYKKMLEENLNDYIQNFDKYMGNDE; encoded by the coding sequence ATGAAAGAGGTGGATGACAAATTTTACGAGAGAGCCGATTCACATATTCATTTATCAAACGATCAAATATCTGAAGAAATTGGTCGCGGGAAAGTAAGTGCATCGATGATGTATGCAACTGCTCGATTTAATTCTTGGATTAGTGCTTGTGGGTGGAATTCTAAAGAAGAAATGGAATCTGCAAAAAATGAAACAATCGAATATTTTGCCTCCGAATACAAAAAAATGCTCGAAGAGAATTTAAATGATTATATCCAAAATTTCGACAAGTATATGGGTAATGATGAATAG